The following coding sequences are from one Shewanella eurypsychrophilus window:
- a CDS encoding substrate-binding periplasmic protein, which yields MCGNNGRYGLLTSVLIIMSLTVTQLRAETLQILTYEESPFALRVGKTHKGLLVDMLKELFSRTDLQYELKFIPLKRAIITTERMPGHCVLPVGRSQEREASFHWISPVLVSRYGLYSRDDVIIPLTTLSDAKPYTIGSFLGSGIGEYLTDLGFDVDLASVSAQNLRKLKRSRIELWAAELISAREQMQKQAINFGAPELIFYTSLRAMACNREMSLETTLKLEQALTSMYLDGYMSELYLEYGVEI from the coding sequence ATGTGTGGCAATAATGGGAGATATGGTCTTCTCACTAGTGTGCTTATCATCATGTCACTGACTGTGACCCAACTAAGGGCTGAAACTTTGCAGATCCTCACCTATGAGGAGTCTCCCTTCGCCTTAAGAGTTGGAAAGACGCATAAGGGGCTGTTGGTTGACATGTTAAAGGAGCTATTTTCCCGTACCGATCTTCAATATGAACTTAAGTTTATTCCACTTAAACGAGCCATCATTACCACAGAAAGGATGCCGGGTCATTGCGTGCTTCCCGTTGGTCGCAGTCAAGAGAGGGAAGCGAGTTTTCACTGGATAAGTCCAGTGCTGGTATCTCGTTACGGCCTCTATAGCCGAGATGATGTCATCATTCCCCTAACCACACTCAGTGATGCTAAACCTTATACAATTGGGAGTTTTCTGGGCAGTGGCATAGGCGAATACCTCACCGATCTTGGCTTCGATGTCGACCTTGCATCTGTGAGTGCACAAAATTTACGTAAGCTTAAGCGCTCCAGGATTGAACTCTGGGCGGCTGAATTGATCAGTGCCCGGGAGCAGATGCAGAAACAGGCGATTAACTTTGGTGCTCCCGAGCTTATCTTCTACACCTCATTACGTGCAATGGCATGCAATCGTGAGATGTCTCTAGAGACAACATTGAAGCTGGAACAGGCGTTGACCAGCATGTACCTTGATGGCTATATGAGTGAACTCTATCTTGAATATGGCGTGGAAATATAG
- a CDS encoding D-alanine--D-alanine ligase, whose protein sequence is MSQTNLLLLCGGGGDEHAISLMSAKFFEASLAKLAHINLLKVELDAQGHYRTSDGELCELTNRKQIRFDDTNKAPWPVDYVIPCIHGYPGETGDIQSYFELINLPYFGCDSEASRNCFNKVTAKMWFSALGIPNTPYIFLNEFNDDAITQAKQALVSWGSIFIKAASQGSSVGCYRVDSQEELTESLKQAFTYSPYVIIEKTIEARELEVAVYEINGEVIATQPGEIICASNTFYTFEEKYAENSQAETKVVADISESVSQEIREYAVKIFKGMKLSHLSRIDFFLTQDNEILLNEINTFPGLTPISMFPKMLQNHGDDFSDYLNRNIMDQLSKNV, encoded by the coding sequence ATGAGCCAAACGAATCTACTATTATTATGTGGTGGCGGTGGGGATGAACACGCTATATCACTAATGTCAGCCAAATTTTTTGAAGCCTCACTGGCCAAACTTGCCCATATAAACCTATTGAAAGTCGAGCTTGATGCCCAGGGCCATTATCGGACTAGCGACGGCGAACTCTGTGAATTGACCAACCGCAAGCAGATCCGTTTTGACGATACGAATAAAGCACCTTGGCCAGTAGATTACGTCATTCCCTGCATTCACGGTTACCCGGGAGAAACGGGTGATATTCAGTCCTATTTCGAGCTGATCAACTTGCCCTATTTTGGTTGCGATTCAGAAGCGAGTCGTAATTGCTTCAATAAGGTCACCGCAAAAATGTGGTTCTCGGCGCTTGGGATCCCCAATACCCCCTATATTTTTCTCAATGAATTTAATGATGACGCCATCACTCAGGCCAAGCAGGCTTTAGTATCTTGGGGCTCTATATTCATCAAAGCCGCGTCACAAGGGTCCTCGGTAGGTTGTTACCGTGTAGACAGCCAAGAAGAGCTAACTGAGTCATTGAAACAAGCTTTCACCTATTCACCCTATGTCATCATTGAAAAGACCATTGAAGCCAGAGAGCTAGAAGTGGCCGTTTACGAAATCAATGGCGAAGTCATTGCGACTCAGCCTGGTGAGATCATCTGTGCGAGCAACACCTTCTACACCTTCGAGGAAAAGTACGCCGAGAACAGTCAGGCAGAAACTAAGGTGGTTGCCGATATCAGTGAGAGTGTCAGCCAAGAGATCCGTGAATATGCAGTCAAGATATTTAAGGGAATGAAGCTCAGTCATCTGTCCCGTATCGACTTCTTTCTCACCCAGGACAATGAGATTCTTCTCAATGAGATTAATACCTTTCCAGGTCTAACTCCCATCTCCATGTTTCCCAAGATGTTACAAAACCACGGTGATGATTTCAGCGATTACCTCAACCGCAACATAATGGACCAACTGAGTAAGAACGTCTGA
- a CDS encoding ABC transporter substrate-binding protein: protein MIHPNKHYLLFVLFIFLVFISFTVTAEFKPKSNAAKHWVNNEFQPSTLTVDEQMQEMAWFTSASQPFVGMKIRVVSERIATHWYEASTLAKAFYEITGIHVVHELTGEDDVIKKLSAQIMTQQNLYDAYINDSDLIGTHFRSNAVVSLSDFMKLEGESVTLPTLDLQDFIGLKFTTGPDGHLYQLPDQQFANLYWYRHDWFNRKDFQKRFRSRYGYELGVPQNWQAYEDIAEFFSEDIKEIDGERIYGHMDYAKTDPSLGWRMSDAWLSMAGVGDKGLPNGLPVDEWGIRVEGCHPVGASVERGGALNGPAAVYAVDKFIYWLNRFAPEESIHLNFTQAGEWPGKGLIAQQIFWYTAFVADLTNPSLPVVNQDGTPKWRVAPSPVGKYWQAGMKSGYQDAGSWTLLKSTPLKRQQAAWLYAQFVVSKTVSLKKTLVGLTPIRRSDIESEVMTQRAPYLGGLVEFYRSRGRDVWTPTGTNVPDYPGLANYWWQYISLIIEGKVTTQKGMDNFAAAVDERLALIADNNGMSCEPKLNPKSTREFWLEKTGSPKQKILQQPKGRTLQYEEAINVWQ, encoded by the coding sequence GTGATACATCCTAATAAACATTATTTACTCTTTGTGCTATTTATCTTCTTAGTGTTTATCAGTTTCACTGTTACCGCAGAGTTTAAGCCTAAGTCAAATGCTGCTAAGCATTGGGTTAATAATGAGTTCCAGCCATCAACTTTGACTGTAGATGAGCAGATGCAAGAGATGGCCTGGTTTACATCGGCCAGTCAACCATTTGTGGGCATGAAAATCCGTGTGGTGTCCGAGCGAATTGCGACCCATTGGTATGAGGCCAGTACGTTGGCAAAGGCTTTTTATGAGATCACTGGTATTCATGTTGTGCATGAATTAACTGGTGAAGATGATGTGATCAAGAAGTTGTCTGCACAGATCATGACCCAGCAAAATCTCTATGATGCTTATATCAATGACAGCGACTTGATAGGGACTCACTTTAGATCCAATGCGGTGGTTTCTCTGTCTGATTTCATGAAATTAGAGGGAGAAAGTGTCACCTTACCTACGTTAGATCTACAGGACTTTATCGGACTTAAATTTACCACTGGCCCCGATGGTCACTTGTATCAGTTACCTGATCAGCAGTTTGCCAACCTCTACTGGTATCGCCATGATTGGTTCAATCGAAAAGATTTCCAGAAACGATTCAGATCCCGTTATGGCTATGAGCTTGGGGTGCCACAAAACTGGCAGGCTTATGAAGATATCGCTGAGTTTTTCAGTGAAGATATTAAGGAGATTGATGGCGAACGTATTTATGGTCATATGGATTATGCTAAAACAGATCCCTCTCTGGGTTGGCGTATGTCCGATGCTTGGCTTTCCATGGCTGGAGTGGGAGATAAAGGGTTACCCAATGGTTTACCTGTCGATGAGTGGGGAATACGCGTAGAAGGATGCCACCCGGTCGGAGCCAGCGTTGAGCGAGGTGGGGCGTTAAATGGTCCGGCGGCAGTCTATGCGGTGGATAAGTTCATCTATTGGTTAAACCGATTCGCACCAGAAGAGTCGATTCACCTCAACTTTACTCAGGCCGGAGAGTGGCCAGGAAAAGGGCTAATCGCCCAACAGATCTTCTGGTATACGGCATTTGTTGCCGATCTAACGAATCCTAGCTTGCCTGTCGTTAATCAAGATGGCACCCCAAAATGGCGCGTGGCACCATCGCCTGTCGGCAAGTATTGGCAGGCAGGAATGAAATCTGGTTATCAGGATGCGGGCTCATGGACGTTACTTAAATCGACACCTCTGAAGCGCCAACAGGCGGCCTGGCTCTATGCTCAGTTCGTCGTCTCGAAAACGGTGTCATTAAAGAAGACCTTAGTGGGGCTAACGCCTATTAGGCGATCCGATATAGAGTCTGAAGTGATGACGCAGCGAGCCCCTTATCTCGGCGGTTTGGTAGAGTTTTATCGCAGCCGAGGTCGTGACGTATGGACGCCAACCGGTACCAATGTGCCGGATTATCCTGGGCTCGCTAATTATTGGTGGCAATATATCTCCTTGATCATAGAGGGTAAGGTTACCACTCAGAAAGGCATGGATAATTTTGCCGCCGCGGTTGATGAGCGATTAGCATTAATCGCCGATAATAATGGAATGAGCTGCGAGCCTAAGTTAAACCCTAAATCGACACGTGAATTCTGGCTTGAAAAAACAGGATCGCCTAAGCAAAAAATACTCCAGCAGCCCAAGGGAAGAACCCTTCAATATGAGGAGGCAATTAATGTGTGGCAATAA
- a CDS encoding IS3 family transposase (programmed frameshift): MKIITRKTHTAAFKLAAVQQSLNSPDTVKALAGKLGIHPALLSKWRAQLTSKKHTSKPIKNVGPNKGLAELERENRGLKKRLERAELENDNLKKGEGVLRQTPGIKFQFIQGYCSTRRTIKLLCDIFGVSRSGYYSWLVRKPSQRDKDNEVLSDFLKEKIAEHRSIAGYRKLWLDAVANGFDCNKKRVQSLLQVFDYRSKACKRKFGVVKPRLIETRAPNYLNREFEVAKPNTVWVSDITQIRCKEGWQYLCVIIDLYSRKVVGWATSYINSSELVMKSLKQAWVERRPNGSELMFHSDQGAQYRSFEVLKWLTKRKVTVSMSRKGNCWDNACSESFFAQLKKEWFSNLEELSRKEMTTQCRFYIDDYYNMVRRHGTLNGVSPIVFESRI, translated from the exons ATGAAAATAATAACTCGTAAGACCCACACAGCAGCCTTCAAATTAGCTGCTGTTCAACAATCCTTAAACTCTCCCGATACAGTAAAGGCTTTAGCTGGTAAATTAGGTATCCATCCCGCTTTGCTCAGTAAATGGAGAGCTCAATTGACGTCGAAGAAACACACTTCTAAACCTATTAAAAATGTCGGTCCTAATAAGGGGCTAGCTGAACTTGAACGTGAAAACCGTGGGCTAAAAAAACGATTAGAGCGTGCAGAGTTGGAGAACGATA ATCTTAAAAAAGGCGAAGGAGTTCTTCGACAAACACCAGGGATAAAGTTTCAGTTTATCCAAGGTTATTGCTCAACTCGAAGAACGATAAAATTGCTCTGTGATATTTTTGGTGTATCTCGCTCAGGCTATTACAGCTGGCTTGTTCGTAAGCCTTCTCAACGCGATAAAGATAACGAAGTACTGTCTGACTTTCTCAAAGAAAAGATAGCTGAGCACAGGAGCATAGCGGGTTATAGGAAGTTATGGCTGGATGCTGTAGCTAATGGTTTCGATTGTAATAAAAAGCGAGTACAAAGCTTGTTACAGGTGTTTGATTACAGGTCTAAAGCATGTAAAAGGAAGTTCGGTGTAGTGAAGCCTAGGTTGATTGAAACAAGAGCGCCGAATTACTTAAACAGAGAGTTTGAAGTAGCTAAACCTAATACTGTTTGGGTATCAGATATTACACAAATTAGGTGCAAAGAGGGCTGGCAGTATCTATGTGTCATCATCGATTTGTACTCACGTAAAGTGGTGGGCTGGGCAACGAGCTACATAAATTCGAGCGAACTGGTGATGAAGTCACTCAAACAAGCTTGGGTAGAACGAAGGCCAAATGGGAGTGAGCTGATGTTTCACTCTGACCAGGGGGCTCAATACAGAAGCTTTGAAGTACTTAAGTGGCTAACGAAGCGTAAGGTCACAGTGAGTATGTCGAGAAAGGGGAATTGCTGGGATAATGCTTGCTCAGAAAGCTTTTTTGCTCAGTTAAAGAAAGAATGGTTCTCTAACTTAGAAGAGCTAAGCAGAAAAGAAATGACAACACAGTGTCGATTTTATATCGATGATTATTATAATATGGTGAGAAGACATGGGACTCTAAATGGAGTGAGTCCCATAGTATTTGAATCAAGAATTTAA
- a CDS encoding DsbA family protein, whose protein sequence is MAVDNMQMNNSRKPTLYYVYDPMCSWCWGYAPTWNKLRAALRESGISVEYRLGGLAPDSDLPMPDEMKAFLEQTWHKIAVELGTEFNFDFWRQCQPRRSTYPACRAALIAREQGLEQAMLDGIQQAYYLKAMNPSDLTTLISIAASINLDIDPKEFALQLSSEAINHDLMTEIHQVRALPIQGFPSLVLEHNGSLSPIPLDYLDYQTSYRHLINIR, encoded by the coding sequence ATGGCTGTAGACAATATGCAAATGAACAATAGCCGCAAACCAACACTCTATTACGTCTACGATCCTATGTGCAGTTGGTGCTGGGGCTATGCCCCAACCTGGAATAAGCTCAGGGCAGCGCTAAGAGAATCAGGAATAAGCGTCGAATATCGTCTCGGTGGTCTGGCTCCTGATTCAGATCTGCCTATGCCAGATGAGATGAAAGCCTTTCTCGAGCAGACCTGGCATAAGATAGCGGTTGAGCTTGGTACCGAGTTTAATTTCGACTTTTGGCGCCAGTGCCAGCCTAGGCGCTCGACCTATCCGGCGTGCCGCGCCGCCTTGATCGCACGGGAGCAAGGTCTAGAACAAGCCATGCTTGATGGCATTCAGCAGGCCTACTACCTGAAAGCCATGAACCCATCTGATCTCACCACCCTAATATCAATTGCCGCATCCATAAACTTAGACATAGACCCCAAAGAGTTTGCCCTGCAACTGAGTAGCGAGGCGATAAACCATGACTTGATGACAGAAATCCACCAGGTTCGGGCACTGCCCATTCAAGGCTTTCCCTCCTTGGTGTTGGAACACAATGGCAGCCTTAGCCCGATACCACTTGATTATCTGGATTATCAAACCAGCTATCGACACTTAATAAACATCAGATAA
- a CDS encoding LysR family transcriptional regulator, which translates to MKNFDFNLLTVLEVLLEEQSVTAAAARLHLSQSAVSKQLSKLRETFDDKLFERTAYGLRPTPKAKQLAPELRRVLNQVEQLTRPSEFDPSLSRRKFRIELVETAYSLTYPNFMPELLKQAPNVSIDSKTWHSQSMDKLLRCETDIGIACREWDERSLLHIKNLPDELNYTELTRDHSVCLVRKDHPLLKEEWNLDTFLKYRHLQVTFGGIAQWLLDDVLQIQHLKRDIAINLTDFNSAMLLCEKSDLILCSPAKYAKEMLGHYQLITLPVPTKLVPGTYVLLWHRHFDLDPSHRWLREMIIESVQQVYPV; encoded by the coding sequence TTGAAGAATTTTGACTTTAACTTACTCACGGTACTTGAAGTATTACTCGAAGAGCAAAGCGTCACCGCAGCGGCGGCGCGTCTACACCTGAGCCAGTCGGCGGTGAGCAAACAGCTTTCAAAGCTCAGAGAAACCTTCGACGATAAACTGTTTGAGCGCACCGCCTATGGTCTTCGACCGACGCCTAAGGCCAAGCAACTGGCACCAGAATTACGACGGGTCCTCAATCAAGTCGAACAGCTAACCAGACCCAGCGAGTTTGATCCCTCCTTGAGCCGGAGAAAATTTCGTATAGAATTGGTTGAGACGGCTTACTCACTCACCTATCCCAATTTTATGCCCGAGCTGCTCAAACAGGCACCGAATGTCAGTATCGACAGTAAAACTTGGCACAGCCAGAGCATGGATAAGTTATTACGCTGCGAAACCGATATTGGGATAGCCTGCCGAGAATGGGATGAACGCTCCCTTTTACACATAAAGAATCTACCCGACGAGCTTAACTATACCGAACTGACTCGCGATCATTCTGTGTGTCTGGTAAGAAAAGACCACCCCTTATTAAAAGAAGAGTGGAATTTAGACACATTTCTTAAATATCGTCACCTGCAAGTGACCTTTGGCGGTATCGCCCAATGGCTATTAGACGATGTGCTACAAATACAGCACCTGAAACGAGATATCGCCATTAACCTCACCGACTTCAATAGTGCCATGCTGCTCTGTGAGAAGAGCGATCTCATTCTTTGCTCCCCCGCCAAATACGCCAAGGAGATGTTGGGACATTACCAACTAATCACACTGCCTGTTCCCACTAAACTCGTGCCGGGTACTTACGTTTTACTCTGGCACAGGCATTTTGACTTAGACCCGAGTCATCGATGGCTCAGGGAGATGATCATAGAGTCGGTGCAGCAAGTTTATCCGGTTTAA
- a CDS encoding AMP-binding protein: MMAIMTNDKPWLKQYPEDVPTRIDSSMYNNINDLFKESFSAHAKKAAYINMGHSLSYQDLENKSNAFAAYLQSELKMKKGERIALMMPNLLQYPITILGALKAGLIIVNVNPLYTPRELKHQLRDSGSSAIVAVTNFGNNLQQILHETNIKHVILTKIGDELAIHKRTLVNFLIKHVKKIVPKYHITDAISLRRALTEGKKLPFIDPQITVDDLAYLQYTGGTTGPAKGAMLTHSNIISNVLQVHAHFSPRTLYDKEYAVTPLPLYHIFANSVSMMFMLFLGATNLLITNPRDIDGFVADLSKYPFTMVFGLNTLFNGLNNHAGFQELDFSHARFTIAGGMPTQKHIADRWLELTGMPVIEGYGLTECSPVVAAGTHQQQSFISSIGVPLPSTELRIVNDKNEPLGPNQIGEIQIRGPQVMKGYWQQEAETNTVMHAGGWLSSGDIGRMDDDGIFYIEDRKKDMILVSGFNVFPTEIEEVATLHPHILEAAAIGIPDDATGEKVKLFIVRKGNVTVDEIKKHCRKYLTGYKNPRIIEFRDELPKSNVGKILRRELRDS, from the coding sequence ATGATGGCTATAATGACAAATGATAAACCGTGGTTAAAACAATATCCTGAGGATGTGCCCACAAGAATAGATTCAAGTATGTATAACAATATCAATGATTTGTTTAAAGAGTCTTTTAGTGCACATGCTAAAAAAGCAGCATATATTAATATGGGACATAGCTTATCCTACCAAGATCTCGAAAATAAAAGTAACGCTTTTGCTGCTTATCTACAATCTGAACTAAAAATGAAAAAAGGCGAACGAATCGCCTTGATGATGCCTAATTTATTGCAATATCCCATAACTATTCTAGGTGCATTAAAAGCAGGGCTCATTATTGTAAATGTTAATCCACTTTATACCCCTCGAGAGTTAAAACATCAATTACGAGACTCTGGGTCCAGTGCTATTGTTGCCGTAACAAATTTTGGTAATAACCTTCAGCAAATACTGCATGAGACTAACATTAAGCATGTTATTTTAACCAAAATAGGCGATGAGTTAGCTATTCATAAGCGTACATTGGTTAACTTTCTTATCAAACATGTCAAAAAAATAGTGCCTAAATATCATATTACCGACGCTATTTCATTGCGTAGAGCGTTAACCGAAGGCAAGAAACTTCCCTTTATTGATCCCCAAATAACAGTAGATGATTTAGCATACCTCCAATATACAGGTGGAACGACGGGTCCTGCGAAAGGGGCAATGCTTACTCATAGTAATATTATTTCTAACGTTCTACAGGTTCATGCTCATTTTAGCCCAAGAACCTTATATGATAAGGAATATGCAGTAACCCCACTTCCGCTTTATCATATTTTTGCCAACTCAGTGAGTATGATGTTTATGCTCTTTCTCGGTGCAACGAATTTACTCATTACCAATCCAAGAGATATAGATGGTTTCGTAGCAGATTTAAGTAAATATCCATTCACAATGGTTTTTGGTTTAAATACACTTTTTAATGGTCTAAACAATCATGCTGGTTTTCAAGAATTAGATTTTAGTCACGCTCGTTTTACTATTGCAGGTGGAATGCCGACGCAGAAACATATTGCTGATCGTTGGCTAGAGCTCACTGGAATGCCTGTCATTGAAGGTTATGGCTTAACTGAATGTTCCCCAGTGGTCGCTGCAGGTACTCATCAACAACAATCATTTATTTCTTCAATTGGTGTTCCTTTACCCAGCACTGAACTCCGTATCGTTAATGATAAAAATGAACCTTTAGGTCCCAACCAAATTGGTGAAATTCAAATTAGAGGGCCCCAAGTGATGAAAGGCTATTGGCAACAAGAAGCCGAAACCAATACTGTAATGCATGCAGGAGGTTGGTTAAGCTCTGGCGATATAGGAAGAATGGATGACGATGGGATTTTTTATATTGAAGACCGTAAAAAAGATATGATTCTAGTTTCGGGATTTAATGTTTTTCCAACTGAAATTGAAGAAGTTGCAACACTTCACCCTCACATCCTTGAAGCTGCGGCCATTGGCATTCCTGATGACGCCACAGGAGAAAAAGTTAAATTATTTATTGTACGCAAAGGTAATGTGACGGTTGATGAGATAAAAAAACATTGTAGAAAATATCTTACCGGTTATAAAAACCCAAGGATAATCGAATTTAGAGATGAATTGCCAAAATCAAATGTTGGGAAGATCTTACGTCGAGAATTGCGAGATTCATAG